In Microvenator marinus, one genomic interval encodes:
- a CDS encoding HEAT repeat domain-containing protein, translated as MGVLKGIEELDWGQWEHAYGPATDVPGLLQELLEEESAEDAQYELYGNIIHQGTVYPATKHAIPWLIKLLVPESTADRVWLLQYLLDLAWGDSYMRLHAHLDDDGSPEYASRMAQEVSHVDGVRAAVVDGFEVYLALFDFENVSEVGAAIDLIVGVPELLERLQKDAWAKFEALLAHSDARVRTKATMGLGWFQSWEGMSDYIDRASTDESEAVRWAAAWASGYHRLHTQEVVDRLVHAMLEPQALDDELEAVLERSVGQASIAPLLSAPEEFHPHILEGMTVQLQRAKAIEATEAARLMLLMVFGQERAPESFEELSSRQVEVLRLVSECDEAWVFDGNMSQLLSSWGLPSRRDALKTYVNQKDD; from the coding sequence ATGGGAGTTTTGAAGGGAATCGAAGAACTTGATTGGGGACAATGGGAACACGCCTATGGGCCGGCTACGGATGTGCCAGGTCTGTTGCAGGAGCTGCTCGAAGAAGAGTCGGCCGAAGATGCGCAGTACGAGCTCTATGGGAACATCATCCACCAGGGCACCGTGTATCCGGCGACCAAGCACGCAATACCGTGGCTGATCAAACTCTTAGTTCCGGAGTCGACGGCCGACCGTGTTTGGTTGCTTCAGTATTTGTTGGACCTTGCATGGGGCGATTCGTACATGCGGCTGCACGCGCATCTCGATGACGACGGAAGCCCCGAATACGCAAGTCGTATGGCGCAGGAAGTCTCACATGTGGATGGGGTTCGGGCCGCCGTGGTCGACGGATTTGAAGTATATTTGGCACTCTTCGATTTTGAGAATGTCTCGGAGGTTGGTGCCGCGATCGACCTTATTGTTGGGGTCCCAGAGCTTCTAGAACGCCTCCAGAAGGATGCGTGGGCGAAGTTTGAGGCATTGCTCGCGCACTCGGACGCGAGGGTGCGTACGAAGGCGACAATGGGCCTTGGCTGGTTTCAAAGTTGGGAAGGGATGAGCGACTACATTGACCGCGCTTCAACGGATGAATCAGAGGCCGTGCGTTGGGCCGCGGCGTGGGCTTCGGGCTACCATCGCCTACACACCCAGGAGGTCGTCGATCGTCTCGTCCATGCGATGCTCGAGCCCCAGGCACTAGATGATGAGTTAGAGGCGGTGCTGGAAAGAAGCGTTGGTCAGGCTTCGATTGCGCCTCTTTTGAGCGCGCCCGAAGAGTTTCACCCTCACATCCTGGAGGGAATGACGGTTCAACTGCAGCGTGCGAAAGCTATTGAAGCTACCGAGGCCGCGCGACTCATGTTGCTCATGGTTTTCGGTCAGGAGCGAGCACCTGAGTCCTTCGAAGAACTTAGCTCTCGTCAGGTGGAGGTGTTGCGGCTCGTATCTGAATGTGATGAAGCCTGGGTCTTCGATGGAAATATGTCCCAGTTGTTGTCATCGTGGGGATTGCCGTCGAGGCGTGACGCCCTGAAGACCTATGTGAATCAGAAGGACGACTAG
- a CDS encoding synaptic vesicle VAT-1 family membrane protein: protein MSAALREMIGELDFSPKTEMHKVVIPKAGSYDQLQIKEFEVPVPGPGQVLIETRAAGVNYADVVVRMGLYKSAKEFVGWPITPGFEVSGVVTGLGEGVVDFQLGDEVVGLTLFGGYSSHIVTESRYVYHKPRGLSFAEAAAMPAVFMTAWFALFELAHPRPGSKILVHSAAGGVGASLVQLAKIAGSEVVGVVGGTHKVEAARAAGCDLVIDKSTQDLWAEARSFAPEGYDVILDANGVETLGQSYAHLRRAGKLVIYGFATMMPKKGGKPNWFKLVSGWLRTPRYNPLNLTTDSKSVLAFNLSFLFDRTDLLELFVADLHQWLSEGSIVAPLVTEYPLAEVARAHADIESGRTVGKLVLIP from the coding sequence ATGAGTGCTGCACTTCGAGAGATGATTGGTGAGCTAGATTTCTCGCCCAAGACTGAGATGCACAAGGTCGTAATCCCCAAAGCCGGGAGTTATGACCAGCTTCAAATCAAGGAGTTTGAGGTACCGGTACCAGGGCCCGGCCAAGTCTTGATCGAGACCCGCGCAGCCGGCGTAAATTACGCGGATGTTGTGGTTCGGATGGGGCTCTATAAGTCCGCCAAGGAATTCGTGGGTTGGCCCATCACGCCAGGGTTTGAAGTTTCCGGCGTCGTTACTGGGCTTGGCGAAGGTGTGGTGGACTTTCAGCTGGGTGATGAAGTGGTAGGGCTGACGCTATTTGGCGGGTATTCGAGTCATATCGTGACCGAAAGTCGATACGTCTATCACAAGCCACGAGGCTTGAGTTTTGCGGAAGCTGCCGCGATGCCGGCCGTGTTCATGACCGCTTGGTTTGCGCTCTTTGAGCTCGCTCATCCGCGTCCGGGCTCGAAGATCCTGGTTCATTCAGCGGCAGGTGGTGTGGGCGCAAGTCTTGTCCAGCTGGCTAAGATAGCTGGTTCTGAGGTGGTTGGTGTGGTGGGCGGAACGCACAAGGTCGAGGCCGCCAGAGCTGCTGGATGTGACCTCGTCATCGACAAGTCCACGCAGGACCTCTGGGCCGAGGCAAGATCCTTTGCTCCCGAGGGGTATGACGTCATTCTGGATGCAAACGGAGTGGAGACTTTGGGTCAGTCCTACGCACATCTACGGCGCGCTGGAAAGCTCGTCATCTATGGCTTTGCGACCATGATGCCGAAGAAGGGTGGAAAACCGAACTGGTTCAAACTGGTGTCTGGCTGGCTTCGCACTCCGCGCTACAACCCTCTGAACCTGACCACGGACTCGAAGAGCGTGCTCGCCTTCAACCTGAGCTTCCTCTTTGACCGGACTGACCTATTGGAGCTCTTTGTGGCGGACCTGCATCAGTGGCTCTCCGAGGGCTCAATCGTTGCGCCGTTAGTCACGGAGTATCCGCTGGCTGAGGTGGCTCGGGCGCATGCTGATATTGAATCAGGACGAACCGTTGGAAAGCTGGTTTTGATTCCGTAA
- a CDS encoding iron chaperone yields the protein MHSKPKTVDDYISNFEPEVQTKLKAIREIVLEEAPKASECISYEMPTYKLRGNLVHFGAFKKHIGLYPTPGGISEFAQELAMYTGAKGSVQFPLDEDLPLDLIRRIVRFRVAQANDDTGG from the coding sequence ATGCATTCAAAGCCCAAAACTGTAGACGACTACATCTCGAACTTCGAGCCCGAAGTTCAAACAAAACTCAAAGCCATCCGAGAAATTGTTCTGGAGGAAGCTCCGAAGGCTTCGGAGTGCATCAGCTATGAAATGCCTACGTATAAGCTGCGAGGAAATCTCGTCCATTTTGGAGCGTTTAAGAAGCATATCGGACTCTATCCCACGCCAGGTGGGATTTCTGAGTTCGCCCAAGAACTGGCGATGTACACCGGAGCAAAGGGTTCGGTTCAGTTTCCTCTGGACGAGGACTTACCGCTGGATCTGATTCGCCGCATCGTTAGGTTTCGAGTTGCGCAAGCAAATGACGATACAGGAGGTTGA
- a CDS encoding biosynthetic peptidoglycan transglycosylase, with protein MKHSWLIGAMFCTFSVSAEPPNIDFGLPDHDLDIPKILSKIATTDSLECQEVLELVPPAWTAPFGKLRLEGTIVPRLEVLTSPKSPDLEFRIHGIDSPEHHCKVAEFEWESKDVDWLNTNFTKKVDPRYLPPGTEVKVGPGTPDFVPISELPKFVPAAMVYSEEHGFYENQGFSAHLIARAMSRNQNEGQIVTGGSTITQQLVKNLFLTRDKTLERKFQEVVIATRVWQKVSKERVLELYLNCIEFGSGIWGIGPAARYYFAKDARDLTITEAAFLAAIKPQPLQGELVRAGKLDLEESGLAATIQTIIRTIRRHE; from the coding sequence ATGAAGCACTCGTGGCTCATTGGCGCAATGTTTTGCACATTTTCCGTCTCAGCTGAGCCTCCGAACATAGACTTCGGTCTGCCGGACCACGACCTCGATATCCCCAAAATTTTGTCCAAAATCGCAACTACCGACTCACTTGAATGTCAGGAAGTTCTGGAGCTCGTTCCTCCCGCGTGGACGGCACCTTTTGGGAAACTACGTCTCGAGGGTACCATCGTGCCGAGGCTAGAGGTACTAACCTCACCGAAGAGCCCCGACCTTGAGTTCCGCATCCACGGCATTGACTCGCCCGAACACCATTGCAAGGTGGCAGAGTTCGAGTGGGAATCAAAGGACGTGGACTGGCTCAACACCAACTTCACAAAGAAGGTCGACCCAAGATATCTTCCTCCAGGCACCGAGGTAAAGGTAGGCCCCGGGACGCCAGATTTTGTGCCGATTTCAGAACTCCCTAAGTTCGTCCCAGCCGCCATGGTCTACAGCGAAGAACACGGATTCTACGAAAACCAGGGCTTCAGCGCCCACCTCATCGCGCGCGCGATGTCCCGCAATCAAAACGAGGGACAAATCGTCACGGGCGGCTCCACCATCACCCAACAGCTTGTGAAAAACCTCTTTCTAACGCGAGACAAGACTCTAGAACGCAAGTTTCAAGAAGTCGTAATCGCCACGCGAGTCTGGCAAAAAGTCTCCAAAGAACGAGTGCTCGAACTCTATCTAAACTGTATCGAATTCGGATCGGGAATCTGGGGAATCGGGCCCGCGGCAAGATACTACTTCGCCAAGGACGCACGCGACCTAACCATCACCGAAGCCGCCTTCCTCGCGGCCATTAAACCTCAGCCGTTACAAGGTGAATTGGTACGAGCTGGAAAGCTCGATCTGGAAGAAAGCGGTCTCGCCGCGACGATTCAAACCATCATCCGCACAATTCGCCGCCACGAATAA
- a CDS encoding type II toxin-antitoxin system VapB family antitoxin, which yields MPLDIENEEVERLARQKRFRDTKSTEQRLKEIARSCAELPVHDYGSDEDIVAYDLNGLPSSRHSRHLT from the coding sequence ATGCCACTGGATATCGAAAATGAAGAAGTGGAACGACTGGCCCGACAAAAGCGATTTCGCGACACGAAGTCCACGGAGCAGCGGCTCAAAGAGATTGCTCGGAGTTGCGCCGAACTTCCAGTTCATGATTACGGTAGCGATGAGGACATCGTGGCGTACGATCTAAATGGCCTGCCTAGCTCCCGCCATTCCAGACACCTGACCTGA
- a CDS encoding sterol desaturase family protein gives MNIFLAIIVAVGVAMILIELRSPARKWPEVAGWWGRALLFNGIQVAAVVAAGLYWDNWFIANRFWSLDSIGPVWGGLLAYFVLTFFYYWWHRFRHASPVLWRWLHQLHHSPQRLEIVTSFYKHPLEIFSNSILSSVVVYFVVGVGPEAAAYAMLLSALAEFFYHWNVKTPHWIGYFIQRPESHCVHHERGIHQLNYGDLPLWDMLFGTFYNPREWESECGFEPHQEGELLGMLLGKDVQAYPEGAAE, from the coding sequence ATGAACATCTTTCTCGCCATCATCGTCGCCGTTGGTGTGGCCATGATCCTCATCGAATTGCGCAGCCCCGCGCGCAAATGGCCCGAGGTCGCCGGATGGTGGGGCCGTGCCCTACTCTTCAATGGAATCCAAGTCGCAGCGGTCGTCGCGGCGGGTCTCTATTGGGACAACTGGTTTATCGCAAATCGCTTCTGGTCTCTGGACTCAATAGGGCCTGTCTGGGGCGGCCTATTGGCGTACTTTGTTCTGACTTTCTTCTACTATTGGTGGCATCGATTTCGGCACGCATCCCCCGTGCTCTGGAGATGGCTTCACCAGCTTCATCACAGTCCTCAGCGACTCGAGATTGTGACTTCATTCTACAAGCATCCGCTGGAGATTTTCTCCAACTCCATACTCTCGAGTGTCGTCGTCTATTTCGTGGTCGGCGTGGGTCCGGAGGCTGCTGCCTATGCCATGCTCCTCAGCGCGTTGGCCGAGTTCTTCTACCACTGGAACGTCAAGACTCCACACTGGATCGGCTACTTCATTCAGCGTCCCGAGAGCCATTGTGTCCACCACGAACGCGGCATTCATCAGCTCAATTACGGCGACCTTCCGCTCTGGGACATGCTTTTCGGAACGTTCTACAACCCACGTGAATGGGAGAGCGAGTGCGGATTTGAGCCACATCAGGAAGGCGAGCTGCTCGGCATGCTTCTGGGGAAGGATGTACAGGCATACCCTGAAGGAGCGGCCGAATGA
- a CDS encoding ArsR/SmtB family transcription factor — protein MDENQLVKMFKALGNPNRFRLFDEIRKAGSSSIEEGHCCFLNTIIDQLNIGAPTVSHHLKELVNAGLVETEKEGKFLQCRLNQKNIESLREFVRSLEE, from the coding sequence ATGGACGAGAATCAATTGGTTAAGATGTTTAAGGCGCTTGGAAACCCGAATCGGTTTCGGCTTTTCGACGAGATTCGAAAGGCTGGTAGTTCTTCGATCGAAGAGGGTCATTGTTGCTTTCTCAACACCATCATCGACCAGCTCAACATTGGCGCCCCGACTGTTTCCCACCACCTCAAAGAGCTCGTGAATGCAGGTCTGGTGGAAACGGAAAAGGAAGGGAAATTCCTCCAATGTCGGCTGAATCAAAAGAATATCGAATCGCTTAGAGAATTTGTCAGATCGCTAGAAGAATAG
- a CDS encoding alpha/beta hydrolase family esterase, which produces MKKWSILVLGLVACNGEIETQLEPDMPAEDTGSYVDMESTEDMSEPEADADPFDVPLDLLPDTSETRKWSRGCGLFEGLAEGEHTFELDGRTRRYIVRLPQNYVSDEGWPLVFALHGNGGSAAYWDVTSGNRNIREVLKDEAVLVIAEAIEGNWRDYNAPQDTWPDRIESELRYFDEVLEQVKLGLCIDTDEVFTMGFSGGGSFSGVLTCRRDDYRAMAVGGSVMYFEPQDCTRATPAWITIGTEELVPGREAFRDFFRDQAGCSETSTPVDPAPCVAYETCDVGTPVHYCQHAGDHVWPDIGSQAMWEFFKQFVD; this is translated from the coding sequence ATGAAAAAATGGTCAATATTAGTGTTGGGTTTGGTCGCGTGTAATGGCGAGATCGAGACTCAACTAGAGCCCGATATGCCGGCAGAAGACACCGGGTCTTACGTGGACATGGAATCCACCGAGGACATGAGTGAGCCTGAGGCAGATGCGGATCCATTTGATGTGCCTTTGGACCTCTTACCTGATACCAGTGAAACCCGTAAGTGGAGCCGGGGCTGTGGATTGTTCGAGGGCCTTGCAGAAGGCGAGCATACGTTTGAGCTCGATGGAAGGACGCGACGCTACATCGTTCGGCTTCCTCAGAATTACGTCTCGGACGAAGGCTGGCCGCTGGTTTTTGCGCTGCACGGAAACGGCGGGAGTGCGGCCTACTGGGATGTCACGAGCGGTAATCGCAACATCCGTGAAGTCCTCAAAGATGAGGCAGTTCTGGTCATTGCGGAAGCTATCGAAGGGAATTGGCGCGACTATAACGCGCCGCAAGACACATGGCCGGACAGGATTGAGAGTGAGTTGCGCTACTTCGATGAAGTGCTGGAACAGGTCAAGTTGGGTCTTTGCATCGACACCGACGAAGTCTTCACGATGGGCTTTAGCGGTGGTGGCTCGTTCTCTGGCGTTTTGACCTGCCGACGCGACGACTACAGGGCCATGGCCGTGGGCGGGTCCGTGATGTACTTCGAGCCCCAAGATTGCACCCGTGCGACCCCGGCTTGGATAACGATAGGTACTGAGGAACTGGTGCCAGGACGAGAGGCCTTTAGGGACTTCTTCCGTGACCAAGCTGGATGTTCAGAGACATCAACCCCTGTGGACCCGGCTCCATGCGTCGCCTACGAGACGTGTGATGTTGGAACGCCCGTTCACTATTGCCAACATGCTGGAGACCACGTGTGGCCGGATATCGGCTCCCAAGCAATGTGGGAGTTCTTCAAACAATTTGTAGATTGA
- a CDS encoding winged helix DNA-binding domain-containing protein, with translation MIEGFPSPEEAASAILGAQAQIEAPARWALALRTQNIPTASEIKDKLLVEKSLVRAWGQRDTVHMYATDDWHLFAKAQSLWPASARRGAMPTDEELADFIGTIEGLDGPFTRSHLLEAAPPRLVQAFVDEPQNNDPPERMAITRLIWVAGREGFLSSTENIGREQGYVSRKKWVPGAKWPDITPEDAAIEVVRRYLKTWGPARVQDIAHFLGARITDTRRWVEPMRDQLVELEIEGLGGHLMFKEDAECLQATPESWQARLLPAYDTQMMTHANKEPLLKNADDQPRVWAKSAVVKPTIFYKGQFVAVWSHKATKRAVSLDFEPLTGVDGGIGREIKEALKRDGAELERHLLSL, from the coding sequence TTGATTGAAGGTTTTCCTTCTCCAGAAGAAGCCGCGAGCGCCATTTTAGGCGCTCAGGCACAAATCGAGGCACCTGCTCGCTGGGCGTTGGCCCTCAGAACGCAGAACATCCCGACGGCGTCTGAAATCAAGGACAAGCTTCTCGTCGAAAAGTCCCTCGTCCGGGCCTGGGGTCAGCGCGATACCGTTCATATGTACGCGACCGATGACTGGCATCTATTCGCAAAGGCGCAATCGCTCTGGCCCGCAAGCGCGCGGCGCGGCGCCATGCCTACCGATGAAGAGCTCGCAGACTTCATCGGCACGATTGAGGGCCTTGACGGCCCGTTCACACGGAGCCATCTCCTCGAGGCCGCTCCTCCTCGACTGGTGCAAGCATTTGTGGACGAGCCGCAAAACAACGACCCACCGGAACGCATGGCTATCACCCGCCTGATATGGGTGGCTGGGCGAGAAGGCTTTCTCTCGAGCACCGAGAATATTGGGCGCGAACAAGGGTATGTTTCGCGGAAGAAGTGGGTGCCTGGCGCCAAATGGCCAGACATCACGCCCGAAGATGCTGCGATAGAAGTGGTGCGACGCTATCTAAAAACCTGGGGACCGGCGCGAGTTCAAGACATCGCACACTTCTTAGGCGCAAGAATCACCGATACTCGCCGATGGGTTGAACCGATGCGCGACCAGCTCGTCGAATTGGAGATCGAAGGACTCGGTGGCCATCTCATGTTCAAGGAAGACGCCGAATGTTTGCAAGCCACCCCAGAATCGTGGCAGGCGCGTTTGCTTCCTGCTTACGACACCCAAATGATGACTCACGCGAACAAAGAGCCACTGCTTAAAAACGCAGACGACCAACCCCGTGTTTGGGCAAAGTCTGCGGTCGTCAAACCCACAATCTTCTACAAGGGACAATTTGTCGCCGTCTGGTCCCACAAGGCGACCAAACGAGCGGTGTCTCTCGATTTCGAACCCCTGACGGGTGTGGATGGAGGCATCGGGAGAGAGATAAAAGAGGCCTTGAAAAGAGACGGCGCGGAGCTTGAGCGCCATCTACTTAGCCTATGA
- a CDS encoding ATP-binding protein produces the protein MFKRSLEPVVMEMLDAFRVVYLTGPRQCGKTTLARKIASSRNMQFINLDDRTTREAARVDPHGLVRSFKTPVVIDEFQYVPDLVRAIKEVSDTLAPNDRGRFLLTGSADIFKTAAVGEALPGHMARLELYPLSLSELNKSTGNAVDLLIDSPEQIAPSPPMHRKELAQIVLEGGYPEPRLHSKRAKRLWYQSYVEGRLLKDFETLHNARGDYVSKLQALVPYLSGRTGNLLKYASVANDLDLNDGLVRNYIEILELMFIFDRVPSWSKNTSKRQTSRMPKLHIVDTGLACHLLGLREPNQLLTSQFFGALYESLVFGELKKQSSWSEKPVELFHFRDKRQHEVDIVVEQDDGAIIGVEAKASATVSSEDFKGLKKLAEFSGKRFSAGFVVYTGERLLSFKQDGMLLWAVPFRALFSSN, from the coding sequence TTGTTCAAAAGATCCCTAGAACCAGTGGTCATGGAGATGCTCGATGCATTTCGGGTTGTCTACCTGACAGGCCCACGTCAGTGTGGAAAGACCACATTAGCTCGAAAAATTGCCTCCTCGAGGAACATGCAGTTCATCAATCTGGATGACCGCACAACTCGAGAAGCGGCAAGGGTCGATCCACACGGCCTAGTGCGCTCGTTTAAGACACCCGTTGTAATCGATGAATTTCAATATGTTCCAGACCTCGTTCGGGCGATCAAGGAAGTATCCGATACCTTGGCCCCCAACGATAGAGGTAGATTCCTACTTACAGGATCGGCTGACATTTTCAAAACAGCAGCAGTGGGCGAGGCTCTACCTGGCCACATGGCACGGCTGGAACTCTATCCCCTCTCGCTGAGCGAACTGAACAAGTCGACCGGAAACGCCGTTGACCTTTTGATCGACTCGCCAGAACAGATTGCTCCGTCGCCCCCGATGCACAGAAAGGAACTCGCTCAAATCGTTCTGGAGGGTGGTTATCCAGAGCCACGACTCCATAGCAAGCGAGCGAAACGCCTCTGGTACCAGTCCTATGTAGAAGGTCGCCTGCTCAAAGACTTCGAGACCCTCCACAACGCTCGCGGAGACTACGTTTCTAAGCTCCAAGCATTGGTTCCGTACCTCTCTGGGAGGACGGGAAACCTGCTGAAATACGCCAGTGTGGCCAATGACCTCGACCTCAACGATGGACTCGTTCGAAACTACATCGAAATCCTAGAACTCATGTTTATTTTTGACCGCGTTCCGTCATGGTCTAAGAACACCTCAAAACGTCAAACCAGTAGAATGCCCAAGCTTCATATTGTAGACACAGGGCTAGCCTGCCATTTGCTCGGCCTTCGCGAGCCAAACCAACTCTTGACCAGCCAATTCTTTGGAGCGCTCTACGAATCACTAGTGTTTGGAGAGCTAAAAAAACAATCTTCTTGGTCCGAGAAGCCCGTCGAACTCTTCCACTTTCGAGACAAGAGACAACACGAAGTCGATATTGTCGTAGAGCAAGATGACGGTGCCATCATCGGGGTAGAAGCGAAGGCATCGGCTACAGTCAGTTCCGAAGACTTTAAGGGTTTGAAGAAACTTGCGGAGTTTTCCGGAAAGAGGTTTTCGGCTGGCTTTGTCGTATACACTGGTGAAAGACTCTTATCCTTTAAGCAGGATGGCATGCTGCTTTGGGCGGTACCTTTCCGTGCTCTTTTTTCCTCCAATTAG
- a CDS encoding TonB-dependent receptor plug domain-containing protein, whose protein sequence is MRTQVATFLVWTFLTSTAWAQEVPYLTDDYVVTGTRTERDPEKAPIATEVISKEELEITPATKLSEVLQQSPGVTIDRELKGAGAGVQLQGMDSKHVLILVDGQPVVGRFGGVVDMDRFLLAGVDRIEIIKGPSSALYGSDAMGGVVNIITDETTGPRVSGEVGASYGSLNEVDSFGKLSFQAGKWNVKNSVGFRRRDAFDLDESDPSTTGGEDQMLSLVNRTSYALKTNVDLLANLRFNTRDRSDVDFSRGAVFNRDNQTHEGSVSLGPKVKFSNGSSLQVTGHYALFDNTLTISNPESSSTTEETLQQYAQVSSVYTMPLWDNHDVTFVGDGILESYEADRLNRSSAERMRAAAAIQDEWRIVDTLQLVSGVRVDFDTQFGVHPTPKVAARFDAMDELTFRASYAMGFRAPDFKELYLEFDTPNSPIVVRGNAELEAETSHGFNAGFEVKVADLIWNVNGFRNEIDNLILVRPVLTGLPETPTDFEYQNVSRARTQGLETSISARIHPTLRVGLGYMFTDAKDLEEERELEGRATHRGNTSVSWLPSVGFEGTLALALTGPRVYFEEQSGAEDLEIQTDPHAILDIRLAQRLPWDLKVFGGVRNALDAGDPTYLSLAPRTFYAGLSVGFESAH, encoded by the coding sequence ATGAGAACACAGGTAGCCACATTTCTCGTCTGGACGTTCCTGACGAGCACCGCATGGGCACAAGAGGTGCCCTATCTCACCGACGATTACGTGGTAACTGGAACGCGCACGGAGCGCGACCCTGAGAAAGCACCAATCGCAACGGAGGTAATCTCTAAAGAAGAGCTAGAAATCACACCCGCGACTAAGCTCTCCGAGGTTCTGCAACAAAGCCCCGGCGTCACGATAGACCGAGAGCTCAAGGGCGCGGGAGCCGGGGTTCAACTACAAGGCATGGACTCAAAACACGTCCTAATTCTGGTGGACGGACAGCCTGTCGTCGGACGGTTCGGCGGCGTGGTCGACATGGACCGATTCCTACTCGCGGGCGTGGACCGTATCGAAATCATCAAAGGCCCAAGCTCAGCCCTCTATGGCTCCGATGCGATGGGCGGGGTGGTCAACATCATCACCGATGAAACCACAGGCCCCAGGGTTAGTGGTGAAGTCGGAGCCTCCTATGGCTCTTTGAACGAAGTCGACTCCTTCGGGAAGCTCAGCTTCCAAGCGGGAAAATGGAATGTGAAGAATTCGGTGGGCTTTCGTAGGCGAGACGCGTTTGACCTCGATGAGTCCGATCCCTCGACCACAGGCGGTGAAGACCAAATGCTCAGCCTCGTCAACCGCACATCCTATGCGCTCAAGACCAACGTTGACCTCCTCGCAAACCTTAGGTTCAATACCCGCGACCGTTCAGACGTCGACTTCAGCCGAGGGGCTGTGTTCAACCGCGATAATCAGACCCATGAAGGAAGCGTTTCCCTTGGTCCGAAGGTTAAGTTTTCCAACGGCTCATCTCTACAGGTTACGGGCCATTACGCGCTTTTTGATAACACGCTCACCATCTCCAACCCGGAGTCGTCCAGCACGACCGAAGAGACACTTCAGCAATATGCTCAGGTCAGCTCTGTCTACACCATGCCCCTCTGGGACAATCACGATGTGACCTTTGTAGGGGACGGAATTCTCGAGAGCTACGAGGCGGATCGGCTTAACCGAAGCAGTGCCGAGCGCATGAGAGCTGCCGCAGCCATCCAGGATGAATGGCGCATTGTGGACACACTTCAGCTCGTGAGCGGGGTTCGAGTGGACTTCGACACGCAGTTCGGGGTCCATCCCACGCCCAAAGTTGCAGCGAGATTTGATGCCATGGACGAACTCACATTTCGGGCGAGCTACGCAATGGGCTTTCGCGCGCCAGATTTCAAAGAACTCTACCTCGAGTTTGACACGCCCAATTCGCCCATTGTCGTGCGTGGAAACGCCGAGCTTGAGGCCGAAACGTCCCACGGTTTCAACGCGGGATTCGAGGTGAAAGTGGCCGACCTAATTTGGAACGTGAACGGTTTTCGAAATGAGATCGACAATCTCATCTTGGTAAGGCCTGTACTCACTGGGCTGCCTGAAACTCCCACAGATTTCGAATACCAGAATGTGTCTCGGGCTCGTACTCAAGGTCTAGAGACTTCAATCAGCGCGAGAATTCATCCGACTTTGAGAGTTGGGCTCGGCTACATGTTTACGGATGCGAAAGACCTTGAGGAGGAGAGAGAGCTCGAAGGCCGTGCTACACATCGAGGCAACACAAGTGTCTCGTGGCTACCCTCTGTCGGATTCGAAGGAACATTGGCATTGGCTCTGACCGGCCCACGAGTCTATTTCGAGGAGCAATCGGGCGCTGAAGACCTCGAAATTCAGACCGACCCTCATGCGATTCTCGACATTCGGCTCGCACAGCGTCTTCCGTGGGATCTCAAGGTTTTCGGTGGCGTTCGAAACGCCCTCGACGCGGGCGATCCGACATACCTCTCGTTGGCTCCGCGAACCTTCTACGCCGGCCTGAGTGTGGGATTCGAGTCCGCACACTAA
- a CDS encoding HD domain-containing protein, producing the protein MTYTERFDRALLLASEVHRHQKRKGTQIPYITHVLAVAALVGNHGGDEDQVIGGLLHDAIEDGIKAFPDIRERIRGSFGERVLAIVEACTDADTDPKPPWKERKLAYLAHLRTDPDTGHLLVSLSDKVHNAGAIVMDLSVVGDELWQRFNVPKEETLWYYGNLVEIFEERVPSVLTKELGRLVRLMS; encoded by the coding sequence ATGACCTATACCGAACGATTCGATCGCGCGCTACTCCTGGCGTCCGAAGTACACCGCCATCAAAAACGCAAGGGTACTCAAATCCCCTATATCACCCACGTTTTGGCCGTTGCGGCTTTGGTTGGCAATCATGGTGGTGATGAGGACCAGGTGATTGGGGGCCTTCTCCATGACGCGATTGAAGACGGTATCAAAGCCTTTCCGGACATTCGGGAGAGGATTCGCGGCAGTTTTGGTGAGCGAGTTCTGGCGATCGTTGAGGCGTGTACGGATGCCGATACCGACCCGAAGCCGCCTTGGAAAGAGCGAAAGCTCGCCTATTTGGCGCATCTGCGTACGGATCCGGATACCGGTCATTTGTTGGTGTCTTTGAGTGACAAGGTACACAACGCCGGCGCCATCGTGATGGACTTAAGTGTTGTGGGGGACGAACTTTGGCAACGGTTTAATGTCCCCAAGGAAGAGACCCTTTGGTACTACGGAAACTTGGTTGAGATTTTTGAGGAGAGGGTTCCCTCGGTGTTGACTAAAGAGCTCGGCCGTTTGGTGCGGCTGATGAGTTAG